One window from the genome of Pelodictyon luteolum DSM 273 encodes:
- a CDS encoding TraR/DksA family transcriptional regulator translates to MTKKSSSASKKDQEIIEEPVLNKTYLTDEELEHFRQLLLKRREEVLRDLDILRSSLSDENVEDSINSNYSMHMADHGTETMDREQRFMFIARDEKYIGYIDQALDRIRNRTYGICIKSGKPIPKKRLEAVPHTAVRIEFKQGKK, encoded by the coding sequence ATGACCAAGAAAAGCAGCAGTGCATCAAAAAAGGACCAGGAGATCATTGAGGAACCGGTGCTCAACAAGACCTATCTGACGGACGAGGAGCTTGAACATTTCCGCCAGCTTCTCCTGAAGCGTCGTGAGGAGGTCCTGCGCGACCTCGACATCCTCCGCTCATCACTTTCGGACGAGAACGTGGAGGATTCGATCAACTCGAACTACTCCATGCACATGGCCGACCACGGCACTGAAACCATGGATCGTGAGCAGCGCTTCATGTTCATCGCCCGTGACGAGAAATACATCGGCTACATTGACCAGGCGCTCGACAGGATCCGCAACCGCACCTACGGTATCTGCATCAAGTCCGGCAAGCCCATCCCGAAGAAACGACTCGAAGCCGTTCCGCATACCGCAGTCCGCATCGAGTTCAAGCAGGGGAAAAAGTAG
- the purF gene encoding amidophosphoribosyltransferase, producing MCGVFGIFNSKTPAEDTFYGLYSLQHRGQEAAGIVVADYSKARKKTIFKQHKGMGLVSEVFRDETVFDTLSGYAAIGHNRYSTTGSAKSTNNIQPFSLIYRSGSLAIAHNGNLTNARKLRNELTELGVIFQASSDTEIIPHLAARSREKEPVQQIYEALQQVQGAYSMVLLANNQMIAARDPYGFRPLALGKKTDPLTGELAYVIASETCAFDIIQAEYIRDIEPGEILLIDHLAVANEKPTSLFLPPSERKARCIFEYVYFARPDSFIFGNSVDKVRRNLGKNLARESSIEQTPGEKELTVVSVPDSSNTAALGFVRESNRAGRPARFEHGLIRNHYVGRTFIQPGIQSRDIKVRSKYNIVRGVLQDRPIILIDDSIVRGTTARMLIKLIREADPKAIHLHISSPPITNPCFYGMDFPTKRQLLTHMFDSIENEVDEIEKIREYIGVDTLTYLSMPGLINSVPSFEGESCSYCTACFSGDYPIQVNEATTDKEEND from the coding sequence ATGTGTGGAGTTTTCGGCATCTTCAATTCAAAAACTCCTGCGGAAGACACCTTCTATGGTCTGTATTCCCTTCAGCACCGGGGACAGGAAGCAGCGGGGATTGTGGTTGCTGACTACAGCAAGGCCCGGAAAAAGACAATCTTCAAGCAGCACAAGGGCATGGGCCTCGTCTCGGAAGTCTTCCGCGACGAAACAGTCTTCGACACCCTCAGTGGCTATGCGGCAATCGGCCACAACCGTTACTCGACGACCGGCTCGGCCAAGTCGACGAACAACATTCAGCCGTTCTCCCTCATATACCGCTCCGGAAGTCTGGCCATAGCCCACAACGGCAACCTGACCAACGCCAGGAAACTCCGCAACGAACTGACGGAACTCGGAGTCATCTTCCAGGCCTCGTCCGATACCGAAATCATCCCGCATCTTGCCGCACGCAGTCGTGAAAAGGAACCCGTGCAGCAGATCTACGAAGCGCTCCAGCAGGTTCAGGGAGCCTACTCGATGGTGCTGCTCGCCAACAACCAGATGATCGCAGCCCGCGACCCTTACGGGTTCCGGCCGCTGGCGCTCGGCAAGAAAACCGACCCGCTCACAGGTGAACTCGCCTACGTCATTGCAAGTGAAACTTGCGCGTTCGACATCATCCAGGCTGAATACATCCGCGACATCGAACCCGGAGAAATCCTTCTCATCGACCACCTTGCGGTGGCCAACGAAAAACCGACATCACTCTTTCTCCCCCCCTCTGAACGCAAGGCGCGCTGCATATTCGAATACGTCTACTTCGCACGCCCCGACAGCTTCATATTCGGCAACTCGGTCGACAAGGTCCGCCGCAATCTCGGAAAGAACCTTGCCCGGGAGTCATCGATCGAACAGACTCCAGGAGAGAAGGAACTGACCGTCGTCAGCGTCCCCGACTCGTCAAACACCGCCGCACTTGGCTTCGTGCGCGAAAGCAACCGGGCGGGCCGCCCAGCCCGCTTCGAGCACGGGCTGATCCGCAACCACTATGTTGGAAGAACGTTCATCCAGCCCGGCATACAGAGCCGGGACATCAAGGTCCGCTCCAAATACAACATCGTCCGGGGCGTCCTTCAGGACCGGCCGATCATCCTCATCGACGACTCAATCGTACGGGGAACGACTGCAAGGATGCTGATCAAGCTGATCCGCGAAGCCGACCCGAAGGCCATTCACCTCCACATCAGCTCGCCGCCGATCACCAATCCCTGCTTCTATGGCATGGACTTCCCCACCAAGCGCCAGCTGCTCACCCACATGTTCGACTCGATTGAAAATGAGGTTGACGAGATCGAAAAGATCAGGGAGTACATCGGTGTCGACACCCTCACCTATCTCTCGATGCCGGGGCTTATAAACAGCGTCCCCTCTTTTGAGGGCGAAAGCTGCAGCTATTGCACCGCATGCTTCAGCGGAGACTATCCCATCCAGGTCAACGAAGCGACCACCGACAAGGAGGAAAACGACTAG
- a CDS encoding cell division protein FtsX: protein MSLRFIVREGFSGISRARVPAALTVTISFFALVLLGLFGTVSLGFYDIIQELRGRVELEVFFSDAMPAAEARAASMKMQDLAGVKESRFIDKDEARKIFTGDFGEDVVTILGSNPLPRSIRLRFHPAYATPDSLQPIMAAVRSIAPGSDIRYNKAFLLEIEKNARLFTIITGSIGLLISMATVVMVGYTIRLAMYSRKEKIRTMRLVGASASFIASPYLLEGALEGLLAGLLASGALALIFEQVLQRYEPGLYLVLQSSALLAYPSVALLGIILGLFGSALSVSKYLHSASRVLR from the coding sequence ATGTCACTCCGCTTCATTGTCAGGGAAGGGTTTTCAGGCATCTCGAGAGCCCGTGTGCCCGCTGCCCTCACCGTCACGATCAGCTTTTTCGCCCTTGTTCTCCTGGGGCTTTTCGGTACCGTCTCCCTCGGGTTTTATGACATCATCCAGGAGCTTCGCGGCCGGGTGGAACTGGAAGTGTTTTTCAGCGATGCCATGCCCGCCGCGGAAGCCCGCGCCGCATCCATGAAGATGCAGGATCTCGCGGGTGTCAAAGAGAGCCGGTTCATCGACAAGGATGAGGCCCGGAAGATCTTTACCGGGGATTTCGGAGAGGACGTCGTCACCATACTCGGTTCGAACCCCCTGCCCCGTTCAATCCGGCTCCGCTTTCATCCGGCGTATGCTACTCCCGACAGTCTTCAGCCCATCATGGCTGCCGTGCGAAGCATTGCCCCCGGATCCGATATCCGGTACAACAAGGCATTTCTTCTTGAGATTGAGAAGAACGCCCGCCTCTTCACCATCATCACCGGTTCCATCGGCCTCTTGATTTCCATGGCGACCGTGGTGATGGTCGGCTACACCATCCGTCTGGCCATGTACTCAAGGAAAGAAAAAATACGGACCATGCGCCTTGTCGGTGCTTCCGCCTCGTTCATTGCTTCCCCATACCTCCTGGAAGGTGCCCTCGAGGGCCTTCTGGCCGGACTGCTGGCCTCGGGCGCGCTCGCCCTTATTTTCGAGCAGGTGCTCCAGCGTTATGAGCCCGGCCTCTATCTCGTGCTGCAGAGTTCCGCCCTTCTGGCGTACCCTTCAGTTGCCCTGCTCGGTATCATACTCGGCCTCTTCGGCAGTGCACTCTCGGTCTCGAAGTACCTGCACTCCGCATCCCGCGTGCTCCGGTAA
- the nfo gene encoding deoxyribonuclease IV → MKRLGAHVSIAGGIENAPLNARAIGATAFALFTKNQRQWKSPPLLPASIEAFRQNCADGGFEMRHILPHDSYLINLGNPDPLKLERSRAAFIDEMQRAESLGLELLNFHPGSHLNLSTPDECLRRIADSINMALEHSSCVTAVIENTAGQGTNLGNRFEQLAALIEMTDDKSRVGVCLDTCHLFAAGYDLATADAAGETFREFDRVVGMRYLRGMHLNDALHPVGSRLDRHACVGKGKIGLDAFRLVMQSPAFEEIPLILETPDSDGWAEEIRMLYGLQ, encoded by the coding sequence ATGAAACGGTTAGGAGCTCATGTCAGCATTGCTGGCGGCATTGAAAACGCCCCCTTGAACGCACGGGCAATCGGTGCCACGGCGTTCGCTCTCTTCACGAAAAACCAGCGGCAGTGGAAATCTCCGCCGCTCCTTCCCGCTTCAATCGAGGCCTTCAGGCAAAACTGTGCCGACGGGGGGTTCGAGATGCGCCACATCCTCCCCCACGACAGCTACCTCATCAACCTCGGCAATCCCGACCCCCTGAAACTGGAACGCTCACGTGCTGCGTTCATCGACGAAATGCAGCGGGCAGAATCTCTGGGGCTTGAGCTATTGAACTTCCACCCCGGGAGCCATCTCAACCTCTCCACTCCGGACGAGTGCCTCCGCCGCATCGCAGATTCGATCAACATGGCTCTTGAACACTCGAGTTGCGTGACCGCCGTCATCGAAAACACCGCTGGACAGGGAACGAACCTTGGGAACCGTTTCGAGCAGCTCGCAGCGCTGATTGAAATGACCGACGACAAGTCACGTGTAGGGGTCTGCCTTGACACCTGCCACCTCTTTGCCGCCGGCTACGACCTCGCAACAGCGGATGCGGCAGGAGAGACCTTCAGGGAGTTCGACAGGGTCGTAGGGATGCGGTACCTGAGGGGCATGCACCTCAATGACGCACTGCACCCGGTCGGCAGCCGGCTCGACCGGCACGCATGTGTGGGAAAGGGAAAAATAGGGCTGGACGCATTCCGCCTCGTCATGCAGAGCCCTGCATTCGAAGAGATCCCCCTCATTCTTGAAACCCCCGACTCGGACGGATGGGCGGAGGAGATCAGAATGCTCTACGGCCTGCAGTAG
- a CDS encoding glycosyltransferase family 2 protein yields MITLSVVVPFYNERESIPELVGELSGALSDPLLHGLLPEPFSHEIILVDDGSTDGSGEAAKAIAETVPEVKLISFRKNSGKTAALSAGFRAAEGLFICTLDADLQDDPRSIRPLLEKLLEGYDLVSGWKLHRNDPVTKTVPSRIFNAATRLFTGVRLHDINCGLKLYRREVPESIELHGDMHRYIPVLAAWKGYRIAELPVLHRRRRYGRTKYGSARFLKGLFDFFAVLFITRYFRRPMHFFGMAGLVSFLLGFSVSAYVTLDKVLNNRYISNRPILFLGILLLILGVQLFSTGLLGEMLSTTSGARESFLIRDTLNLTPEQQQKISE; encoded by the coding sequence GTGATCACACTCTCCGTCGTCGTACCATTCTACAATGAACGGGAATCAATCCCGGAACTCGTCGGAGAACTTTCCGGCGCCCTGTCCGACCCCCTGCTTCACGGCCTTTTGCCTGAACCATTCAGCCATGAAATCATTCTGGTGGACGATGGTTCGACCGACGGCTCAGGCGAGGCGGCAAAAGCGATTGCAGAAACGGTGCCGGAAGTAAAACTCATCTCATTCAGGAAAAACTCCGGGAAAACAGCGGCCCTTTCAGCCGGATTCAGGGCAGCGGAGGGACTGTTCATATGCACCCTCGACGCCGATCTTCAGGACGACCCCCGCTCCATACGCCCCCTGCTCGAAAAGCTTCTTGAGGGCTACGACCTGGTCAGCGGCTGGAAACTTCACCGGAACGACCCCGTCACCAAAACGGTCCCCTCCCGCATCTTCAACGCCGCCACACGCCTCTTCACCGGCGTCCGGCTGCACGATATCAACTGCGGCCTGAAACTCTACCGCCGCGAAGTGCCCGAAAGCATCGAGCTGCACGGTGACATGCACCGCTACATCCCGGTGCTTGCTGCATGGAAAGGGTACCGGATTGCTGAACTGCCCGTCCTGCACCGCAGGCGCCGATACGGCCGCACCAAATACGGATCGGCACGCTTCCTCAAAGGGCTGTTCGACTTCTTCGCAGTCCTCTTCATCACCCGCTACTTCCGCCGACCCATGCATTTCTTCGGTATGGCGGGCCTAGTCAGCTTTCTGCTCGGATTCAGCGTCAGCGCTTACGTCACCCTCGACAAAGTCCTCAACAACCGCTACATCAGCAACCGGCCGATCCTTTTTCTCGGCATCCTCCTCCTGATCCTCGGCGTCCAGCTTTTCTCAACAGGCCTTCTTGGAGAGATGCTCTCGACAACCTCCGGCGCGAGGGAAAGTTTTCTGATCCGTGATACCCTGAACCTCACTCCGGAACAGCAACAAAAGATTTCAGAATGA
- a CDS encoding 7-carboxy-7-deazaguanine synthase QueE — protein sequence MTGTILQISEIFHSIQGESSFAGWPCTFIRLAGCSHGCRYCDTTYAKTAERRLSIGDTIDEARRYHAHLIEVTGGEPLEQPAVHKLLHALCDGGGGVMLETGGFLSVRDVDPRVHKVIDLKPPSSGRDKENCMENIDIALNAGEGERKRYEFKIVAADREDYLWARGILKDTRLAEACTVMMGPIAGTIHPSELAGWILEDRLHVRMQLQLHRYIWPGMDRGV from the coding sequence ATGACGGGCACCATCCTCCAGATCAGCGAAATCTTCCACTCCATTCAGGGAGAGTCATCCTTTGCCGGCTGGCCATGCACCTTCATCCGGCTCGCCGGCTGCAGCCACGGCTGCCGTTACTGCGACACAACCTATGCCAAAACGGCAGAACGCCGGCTCTCGATAGGCGACACCATCGATGAAGCCCGCCGCTACCATGCGCACCTCATCGAAGTGACCGGCGGAGAACCGCTCGAGCAGCCTGCAGTCCACAAACTGCTGCACGCTCTCTGTGACGGAGGAGGAGGCGTCATGCTGGAAACCGGCGGGTTCCTTTCCGTCCGGGATGTCGACCCGAGGGTACATAAGGTCATTGACCTGAAGCCACCCTCTTCGGGCAGGGATAAAGAGAATTGCATGGAAAACATCGACATTGCCCTCAATGCGGGAGAGGGTGAGAGAAAACGCTATGAGTTCAAGATCGTTGCCGCCGACCGGGAGGACTACCTCTGGGCCCGCGGTATCCTAAAGGACACCAGGCTTGCCGAAGCCTGCACCGTCATGATGGGGCCGATAGCCGGAACAATCCACCCATCCGAGCTGGCCGGCTGGATCCTCGAAGACCGGCTGCATGTCCGCATGCAGCTGCAGCTCCACCGGTACATATGGCCCGGCATGGACCGCGGGGTATAG
- the purN gene encoding phosphoribosylglycinamide formyltransferase, with protein sequence MSNPKRRLAVFCSGTGSNFMAVHKAIAERRLQAEIVLCISNRSQCGAMEFARRKGIDTLHISEKQFNGQEEFARAMIQALEAYGIETILLAGYMRKIPAEVTVAYRGNILNIHPALLPKFGGEGMYGIHVHTAVLAAGEQQSGASVHFVDEEYDRGEILLQGTVPVMEGDTPETLAARVLECEHRIYPEALEKLLLRFRQ encoded by the coding sequence ATGAGTAACCCGAAAAGACGGCTTGCGGTGTTCTGCTCCGGAACGGGAAGCAATTTCATGGCGGTCCACAAGGCCATTGCGGAGCGCAGGCTCCAGGCCGAGATAGTCCTCTGCATCTCCAACCGCTCACAGTGCGGAGCCATGGAGTTCGCCCGCCGGAAGGGAATCGACACTCTCCATATTTCGGAGAAACAGTTCAACGGGCAGGAAGAGTTCGCCCGGGCAATGATCCAGGCGCTGGAAGCGTACGGCATAGAGACCATTCTGCTTGCCGGCTACATGCGCAAGATCCCGGCAGAAGTCACCGTGGCATACCGGGGCAACATCCTCAACATCCATCCCGCACTCCTGCCGAAATTCGGCGGGGAGGGCATGTACGGCATCCATGTCCATACGGCGGTCCTTGCCGCCGGGGAACAACAGAGCGGGGCGAGTGTGCACTTCGTCGACGAAGAGTACGACCGGGGCGAAATCCTCCTGCAGGGAACGGTGCCCGTGATGGAGGGAGACACGCCAGAAACCCTTGCGGCACGAGTCCTTGAGTGCGAGCACCGCATCTACCCCGAAGCCCTCGAAAAACTCCTTCTGCGCTTCAGGCAATGA
- the purH gene encoding bifunctional phosphoribosylaminoimidazolecarboxamide formyltransferase/IMP cyclohydrolase — MSDPLIKRALVSVSDKTGIVDFCRELSSLGVEIFSTGGTLKALQDSGVKAASISLITGFPEIMDGRVKTLHPKIHGGLLAVRDNADHVAQAVENGIGFIDMVVVNLYPFEATVARPGVSFEDAIENIDIGGPSMLRSAAKNNESVTVLTDSADYPCVLAEMRSSGGRTTRATRLRLARQVFQLTSRYDGAIARYLTGAEGAAPAAAETMTVKLERELDMRYGENPHQSAGFYTLTDGEGTRSFGDYFEKLHGKELSYNNMLDIAAASGLVEEFRGEEPSVVIIKHTNPCGVAQAPTLVEAWHNAFATDTQAPFGGIIAFNRPLDMVTAEAVNGIFTEILIAPSYEEGVLDLLMKKKDRRLLVQKQALPKGGWEFKSTPFGMLVQERDSKIVAREDLNVVTKRQPTEEELGDLMFAWKICKHIKSNTILYVKNRRTFGVGAGQMSRVDSSKIARWKASEVNLDLHGSVVASDAFFPFADGLLAAAEAGVTAVIQPGGSIRDNEVIEAADANNLAMVFTGMRHFKH; from the coding sequence ATGTCTGATCCGCTTATCAAAAGGGCGCTGGTGTCGGTTTCCGACAAAACCGGCATCGTCGACTTCTGCCGCGAGCTTTCCTCCCTCGGCGTTGAGATTTTTTCAACCGGGGGTACCCTCAAAGCCCTGCAGGATTCCGGAGTCAAAGCGGCCTCGATCTCCCTCATCACAGGGTTCCCCGAAATCATGGACGGACGGGTCAAGACCCTCCATCCGAAAATCCACGGCGGCCTGCTTGCAGTCAGGGACAATGCGGATCATGTGGCACAGGCAGTCGAGAACGGCATCGGCTTCATCGACATGGTTGTCGTCAACCTCTATCCTTTTGAAGCGACGGTCGCCAGGCCCGGCGTTTCCTTCGAAGATGCCATCGAGAATATCGACATCGGAGGGCCCTCGATGCTGCGCAGCGCAGCCAAGAACAACGAGTCGGTCACGGTTCTTACCGACAGTGCCGATTACCCCTGCGTCCTTGCAGAGATGCGTTCCTCCGGCGGCAGGACCACTCGTGCCACCAGGCTTCGCCTGGCCCGCCAGGTGTTCCAGCTGACCTCCCGCTACGATGGTGCAATCGCCCGGTACCTCACCGGGGCTGAAGGTGCCGCTCCCGCTGCAGCCGAGACCATGACGGTGAAGCTTGAGCGCGAACTCGACATGCGCTACGGCGAGAACCCCCACCAGAGCGCGGGATTCTACACCCTCACCGACGGCGAGGGAACCCGCTCGTTCGGAGACTATTTCGAGAAGCTCCACGGCAAGGAGCTCTCCTACAACAACATGCTCGACATTGCTGCGGCATCGGGACTCGTTGAGGAGTTCCGGGGAGAGGAGCCGTCGGTTGTCATCATCAAACACACCAACCCGTGCGGTGTCGCACAGGCCCCGACGCTCGTCGAAGCATGGCACAATGCGTTTGCAACCGACACCCAGGCACCCTTCGGCGGCATCATCGCCTTCAACCGCCCGCTCGACATGGTGACGGCAGAGGCGGTCAACGGCATCTTCACCGAGATCCTCATCGCTCCTTCCTATGAAGAGGGCGTGCTCGATCTGCTCATGAAGAAAAAGGATCGCCGGCTTCTCGTGCAGAAGCAGGCACTTCCGAAAGGCGGATGGGAGTTCAAGTCCACTCCGTTCGGCATGCTCGTGCAGGAGCGCGACAGCAAGATCGTTGCCAGGGAGGACCTCAACGTGGTGACGAAGCGCCAGCCGACCGAGGAGGAACTCGGTGACCTCATGTTCGCATGGAAAATCTGCAAGCACATCAAGAGCAACACCATCCTCTACGTTAAGAACCGTCGCACGTTCGGCGTGGGAGCCGGTCAGATGTCGCGAGTTGACTCCTCGAAGATCGCACGATGGAAGGCTTCGGAGGTCAATTTAGACCTCCATGGATCGGTTGTGGCTTCCGATGCCTTCTTCCCGTTCGCCGACGGCCTGCTTGCCGCAGCCGAAGCCGGTGTCACTGCGGTAATCCAGCCGGGTGGCTCCATCCGTGACAACGAGGTGATCGAGGCGGCTGATGCCAACAACCTCGCCATGGTCTTCACCGGCATGCGCCACTTCAAGCACTGA
- a CDS encoding DUF456 domain-containing protein gives METTDILWIISALLLISGFAGLLVPALPGVLLVFAGLVLAAWAEGFAVVGWGTLSILAALTLAAYLFDMLAGLLGAKRFGAGKAGLIGAAAGTVAGVGFGLPGIVLGPFIGAVIGELYAENGLREAGMSGLGVWIGIALGTAIRIATAFMMVGIYLLARFM, from the coding sequence ATGGAAACGACTGACATACTCTGGATAATCTCTGCCCTCCTTCTCATATCCGGTTTTGCCGGACTCCTCGTGCCCGCACTGCCTGGAGTGCTGCTGGTGTTTGCGGGGCTGGTGCTGGCGGCCTGGGCTGAAGGGTTCGCTGTTGTAGGATGGGGGACCCTTTCCATCCTTGCGGCCCTCACCCTGGCCGCATACCTCTTCGATATGCTTGCCGGCCTGCTCGGCGCCAAACGGTTCGGCGCAGGCAAAGCAGGCCTTATCGGCGCAGCAGCAGGAACAGTTGCCGGTGTTGGGTTCGGCTTGCCGGGCATTGTGCTCGGCCCCTTCATCGGTGCGGTGATAGGAGAACTCTATGCAGAGAATGGCCTCCGTGAAGCTGGCATGTCGGGCCTGGGGGTCTGGATCGGCATTGCGCTCGGCACTGCCATCCGGATAGCCACAGCCTTCATGATGGTCGGAATCTATCTTCTGGCCCGCTTCATGTGA
- the queG gene encoding tRNA epoxyqueuosine(34) reductase QueG, whose protein sequence is MHEAPTTLARKIRQEALRLGFSSIGFAAPPPGFLAVERYDEMLRDGRHGEMTYLETGAPARRHPESLLPGLKTVISLAVSYRHNPPGGRAKLSRYAMIADYHTVVRKKAEALLDCIERLSDSKPNAYIAVDGAPVLEKEWAERSGMARTGKNTLAIVPSAGTFVFLGELLLDIEIREERPLLPNLCGSCTKCIDACPSGALLGPGKIDARRCISYLTIELKREFTAEESAMIGRNLFGCDTCQEHCPHNQRPAINPDPAFSPRKELIGLEPERILQLTRSGFNALFAGTPIWRIGLKRLKRNARAVLANEQRSS, encoded by the coding sequence ATGCATGAAGCTCCCACGACACTGGCCCGAAAGATCAGACAGGAAGCTCTCCGGCTGGGGTTCTCTTCCATAGGCTTTGCCGCTCCTCCTCCAGGATTCCTGGCTGTTGAACGCTATGACGAGATGCTGAGGGATGGCCGTCACGGTGAGATGACCTATCTGGAAACAGGCGCTCCGGCACGCCGGCATCCCGAAAGCCTGCTCCCGGGCCTTAAAACCGTCATATCACTGGCCGTCAGCTACCGCCACAATCCCCCCGGCGGCAGGGCGAAACTGTCGCGCTACGCCATGATCGCAGACTACCACACGGTGGTGCGGAAAAAGGCCGAAGCCCTCCTGGACTGCATTGAACGGCTGAGTGACTCAAAACCGAACGCATACATCGCCGTGGACGGAGCCCCGGTTCTCGAAAAGGAGTGGGCCGAACGCTCCGGCATGGCAAGAACCGGAAAAAACACACTCGCAATAGTCCCCTCGGCCGGCACCTTCGTCTTCCTCGGCGAACTCCTGCTCGACATTGAAATCAGGGAGGAGCGCCCCCTGCTGCCGAACCTCTGCGGCAGCTGCACGAAATGCATTGACGCCTGCCCGAGCGGAGCGCTCCTTGGACCGGGAAAAATCGACGCACGCCGCTGCATATCCTACCTGACAATTGAGCTGAAACGGGAGTTCACTGCTGAAGAATCAGCAATGATCGGCCGGAACCTCTTCGGCTGCGACACCTGCCAGGAGCACTGCCCCCATAACCAGCGACCGGCCATCAATCCAGACCCTGCCTTCTCCCCCAGAAAGGAACTCATCGGACTCGAACCCGAAAGGATCCTCCAGCTGACCCGGTCAGGATTCAATGCACTCTTCGCCGGCACGCCGATATGGCGGATAGGGCTCAAACGGCTGAAACGCAACGCCCGGGCCGTACTTGCCAATGAACAACGCAGTTCCTGA